In the Oncorhynchus nerka isolate Pitt River linkage group LG2, Oner_Uvic_2.0, whole genome shotgun sequence genome, one interval contains:
- the LOC115139879 gene encoding GTP-binding protein Rheb-like: MPQPKYRKIAVIGYRSVGKSSLTIQFVEGQFVDSYDPTIENTFNKMVSVNGQDFNLQLVDTAGQDEYSIFPQSHSMDIHGYVLVYAVTSMKSFEVVQVLHDKLLDMVGKIQVPTVLVGNKKDLHMERVIKPEEGKKLAHSWGAAFMESSAKENETAVEVFKRIILEMERADGNVPSEDKKCAVM, from the exons TTG GAAAGTCTTCTCTCACAATACAGTTCGTGGAAGGACAGTTTGTAGATTCATATGACCCTACCATTGAAAACA CCTTCAACAAAATGGTGTCTGTCAACGGTCAAGATTTCAATCTTCAGTTGGTCGATACTGCTGGTCAG GACGAGTACTCTATTTTCCCTCAGTCTCATTCAATGGACATCCATGGTTATGTCTTGGTCTACGCAGTAACCTCCATGAAAAG TTTTGAAGTTGTTCAGGTTCTTCATGACAAGCTGCTAGATATGGTTGGGAAAATACA GGTGCCAACTGTTCTTGTTGGAAACAAAAAAGATCTCCACATGGAAAG ggtGATCAAACCAGAGGAAGGGAAGAAGCTGGCCCACTCATGGGGAGCAGCATTCATGGAGTCTTCTGCCAAGGAAAACGAG ACCGCTGTTGAGGTATTCAAGCGGATCATTCTGGAGATGGAGAGGGCGGATGGGAACGTTCCCTCCGAGGATAAAAAGTGTGCCGTGATGTAA